A window of Sphingobacterium kitahiroshimense genomic DNA:
AATATCGTGCGCTGAACCATGGATAGGTTCAAAAAACCCTGTACCGTCACCAATAGATGCAGAAGCTAGCATGCCCATAGAACCAGCAATCTGTGAAGCTTCGTCTGTTAAAATGTCACCAAATAAGTTGGCGGTTAGTACCACATCAAATTTCTTTGGATTTTTCACCAATTGCATCGCAGCATTGTCAATAAACATATGTTCAGTTTCGACATCTGGATATTCTGTTGCAATCTCTTGCACGACTTCTCTCCAAAGACGGGATGTTTCTAATACGTTTGCTTTATCTACCGAACATAATTTCTTAGAACGTGTACGGGCAGCTTCATAAGCTTTACGTGCTATACGTTCTACTTCATAGCGGTTATAATTCATTAGATCTGAAGCGAAATTATTATCTTCAGAACGATTTTTCTCACCGAAGTATACGTCTCCTGTTAACTCGCGGAAGAAAAGGATATCTGTTCCTTTTAATACTTCTGGTTTCAAGCTAGATGCGTCTAATAGTTCATCAAATAACAAGATGGGACGTAAGTTTGCATAAAGACCTAATTCTTTACGGATTTTTAATAATCCTTGTTCCGGACGTACTTTAGCAGATGGATCATTATCGTATTTAGCATGTCCAATGGCACCGAATAGGATTGCATCACTTGATTTTGCTTTTTCTAAGGTTTCATCTGGCAATGGGTTTCCGGTAGCTTCAATAGCAACGTGACCCATGATCGCTTCATCAAAACTGAATTCATGACCATATTTTTGTCCGATTTTTTCTAGAACTTTTTTACCCCAAATAGTTACTTCTTGTCCTATTCCGTCACCAGGAATAACGAGTATATTTTTTTTCATCAGATTAATTATTTTGAGTGTATGTTTTCAATTGGATAATCGACTCCATTTCACTCGTTTTTATTTTTTATGATGAAACTATCATGCGCATATATACTGTATGTTGGGAGTAGCGTGGGCATGATAGTTTCCTGTTATGCGTACTGTAAAATATCTTCAATGGTTTTAACCATTCCTTTTTCTAATATGATTTTCTTTTCAAGGCATGCCGGTAGCTGTGTCTCAAAATGGCCAACATAAATTAATGTTTTTCCATAGGTGCATAGTTCATCTACAACTGCATTGAAATGTTGTGTTTGTTCGTAATCAAGACCCTGGCAGGGTTCGTCCAAAATTAATAATTCAGGATTCTTAATCACTGTTCTTGCTAGCAAAGCTAAACGTTGTTTGCCTAAGGGTAGTGTATTTAATAATTTATTTTTATCTTCTTTCAAATCAAAGAAATCCAATACTTGATCGAGGAATTGTTGGTTTTCAAAGCTGAGATTACGGAATAGTCCAACGGAATCAAAAAAACCTGAAGCAACACTTTGCCAAACTTTCGCTGACTGATCAAAGTACCAATGCATTTCAGGTGAAATAATTCCTAAATGAGCTTTGATGTCCCATATACTTTCTCCAGATCCTCTTTGTTTACCGAAAAGAACAATATCATTGGTATAGGCCTGAGGGTGATCTCCATTGATTAAACTTAATAACGTAGACTTTCCAGATCCATTATGCCCCTGCAATAACCATTTTTCACCTGCTTTTACTTCCCAATTAATTGTTTTTAGTACCTCTTTTTCACCATACCTTACATCCACATTGGACATTTTTACCATGATTCGGGAAGTAATACGTGGAGATTTCTGTAAAAAATGTGGAAGCGGTTTTCTTGCGCGCTCTTTTTCTCGTGAGAATGCTGCTTGTGAAGAAACCTCATGCAACTGACCTTCCTGTATTTCTGCAAAATGATTGATACAGGTTGGCACTGTTTGATCATTACTGATTAATATCAAAGTCACTCCAGCGTGTGCTAAATCATCGAACGCTTGATTAAGTTCTTGGCGAGATTGACGATCCAGACCTGTATAGGGTTGGTCAATAATCAATACTTGTGGCTTTAGCCATAACGCTTTAATTAACTGCAGTTTTTTATGTTCACCACTGGATAATTCTATAAGCTGTGTGTTTTGAACATCTTCAAACCCAAAAGTTTGGAAGTATGGTTTTACCTCTTCAAATTGCAAATGTTTTTCTTTTGCAAAATGTAGAAATTCGGCCTGTACTGTTAACGTATCGTTGGTTTGATGTTTGTTGTAACGTTGCTGGTAATAGAAGTTTTTATCGCCTTCTAAATTGGTGAATTGATACCAATTGGAAACATATAAAACTTCTGCAGGAAGAGGGGAGTTGCTGTTAAAGTTGATATTTAAAAGTCCACTGTATGGAATATGGCCTGCAATTGCTTGTGCCAAAGTAGTCTTTCCCGTACCGCTTCTACCACCGATTAACCAGTGCTGACCTGGTTCAATTTGCCAATTCAAGTCCTGCAGTACCACGTGATATTGGTGCTGGACAGTTAAATTGGCAATATGGACGACAGGTTCTATCATTATCTTGTTTGTTCGAAAGTTTCGATTGCACTTTTGTTGTTTAGGATGAAATCAATATCATCATATCCGTTAATAAGACATGATTTTTTGTAAGGATTAATTTCAAAAGATTGTTGTGCACCTGTTTCAGATAATGTAACGGTTTGATTTTCTAGATCCACGATAATTTCTGTGTTCGGGTTTTTAAATACGGTATCAAAAATAGTTTCTAAAAACTCGTCTGTTACCTGAATCGGCAATACGCCATTATTCAAGGCATTGCCTTTGAAGATATCTGCGAAGAAACTACTGATCACAACATCAAATCCATAATCCTGGATAGCCCAAGCAGCATGCTCACGACTAGAACCACAACCAAAGTTTTTACCTGCTACAAGAACTTTTCCTGTGTAAGTAGGGTTGTTCATTACAAAATCAGACTTGGGTTGATTTTCGCTATCATAACGCCAGTCGCGGAATAAATTGTCACCAAATCCATCCCGTGTAGTCGCTTTTAAAAAGCGTGCTGGGATAATCTGATCGGTATCTATATTTTCAATCGGTAAAGGAACTACCGTTGTTGTTATTGTTTCAAATTTTTTCATCTAAATAATTTGTTATTTAATGGTGATGAAGCTATCATGAGAAGAGAATTATCTCCTTTTTGAGCCACTTTTGCCTCATGATGGTTTCATCTAAATAATTATTTACGAGTGTCTGTTCTTCATTGTATCAATGAACTCGTTTCACTCGGTATGTTATTTTATGTTGATGAAGCTATCATGAGAAGAGTATTTATCTCCTTTTTGAGCCACTTTCTGCTCATGATGGTTTCCTCCACTTCATTATTTATTTACGAGTATCTGTCTTTAACTGTATCAATGAACAACTCGTTTCACTTTATATGTGAGCTGTTTTAAGCTCTTGATATTTTCCGTGTTATGTTGCTGTCAGTGCAATGTTTTATTTTAAAACTGCTCTAACTTCTCTAAGCTTCATAGTCATGCTGACGGCTAAATTATCAGCCCAATTGTTGTAATCTTTAATAGCATCTAAACGTTCTTGATCGCTCACATACCCTTCTTCTACCATTTGTTTTGAGTTGGCTACCTGCGACCATATTTTTAATTTGTCTAGGTGTAATGGGTTGTTGCGCTCATAATGTTCATCGGCGTTAAAGACTTCAATTTGACCAAAACCATGTTCTTCAAAAATGTCATCCAGATCGTATCCGATTCTATTGTTCATACCAGCGTCATTTCGCCACATCAAAAACATGTGATAATAATGTTCCATACTTCTGGGTATTTTTGGAGTCCAATCGATGGCTTCATGATTATAATCTAATATCGATACTTGCCCATTGGGTTTTAATAACGTTTTCAATTTATCAATCGCTTTATCAAGTGTTGAAATCCATTGAAAAGTACGTGCTGAAACGATCAGGTCAAATTTTTCGATGCTGTCAAAATCTAGTAAATCACAATGAATCAATTCTAGATTCTGGATACTACCAAATAGATTTTTTCCTTCCGTAATAAAAGACTCTGTATTATCAATTCCAACAATAGCACCTGATGGGCCGACTATGGCTGCGATATCTTTTGTGATCGCACCTGTTCCACAACCGATATCCAAAACTCTTAATCCTGGTTTTAAAGCAGATTTCAATGTATGATAATCTTTTTCCAACGTTCTTTGATTAAAGATTGCGTTTGCACTTTGCTCTTCACGTTGAATCACTTTATTTTCGGTGACTGCGACTGTCTGACAAATTTGGCACATTTGTAAAAGTTATTTAAGAACAGCTACTATTAGCAATTAGATTATATCAACTCCCTAACATCGGTAATTTTACCTGTTACAGCTGCCGCTGCAGCAGTTAAAGGTGATACCAGCATCGTGCGGGCATCAGGTCCTTGACGTCCTTCAAAATTTCTATTTGATGTCGAAACACAGTATTTTCCTGCAGGAATTTTATCTTCATTCATGCCTAGACATGCTGAACAGCCTGGTTCACGTAATTGAAATCCTGCCGCTTCGAAAATTTTATCTAATCCTTCTTCGATTGCCTGTTTTTCAACTTGTTTTGAGCCAGGAACGATCCAAACTTCTACTTGTTCTGCTTTTTGTTTTCCTTGAACAAATGCAGCAACTTCACGTAAATCTTCGATACGGGAGTTTGTACAGCTTCCAATAAAGACATAATCTACTGGTTTTCCTAAAATTGGAGCATCATCAGCAAAGCCCATATAGTTGAGTGCTTTTTGATAAGATGGTTGTTCTGATTCAGGTTGTGACTGTGTAGCTGGAATGCTTTCTGTAATGCCCATGCCCATTCCTGGATTAGTACCATAGGTGATCATCGGTGCGATATCTGCTGCATCAAATTCTAATACAGCATCAAATTGTGCGTCATCATCAGAATATAATGTTTTCCAATATGCTAATGCTTTATCCCATTCGTCTCCTTTAGGAGCGAATTCACGTCCTTTTACATAATCGAAAGTAGTTTGATCGGGAGCAATTAAGCCTCCACGAGCTCCCATTTCAATACTCATATTACAAATGGTCATTCTAGCTTCCATACTTAATGAACGGATTGCCGAACCAGCATATTCAATAAAATAGCCTGTACCACCTGCTGCAGAGATTTTTGCAATGATGTATAAGATAATATCTTTCGCGCCTACTCCTTTTTGCAAATCACCATTTACTTCGATTTTCATCGTTTTTGGTTTTTGTTGCAGTAAGCATTGTGTTGCAAAAACTTGTTCCACTTGAGAAGTGCCTATTCCAAAAGCAATAGCACCAAATGCACCGTGTGTTGAGGTATGACTATCTCCACATACCATAGTTTTACCTGGTAATGTAATCCCTAATTCTGGCCCAATCACGTGTACAATACCTTGGTAGGGGTGACCTAAACCATATAGGTTAATACCGAATTCAGCACAGTTTTTAGTCAACATATCAACTTGGTAGCGTGATAATTCTTCTTTGATGGGAAGGTGCTGATTTAAAGTGGGGACATTATGATCTGCCGTGGCAACAGTTTGGTTGGGACGAAATACCGGTAAACCTCTTTTGCGCAGACCATCGAATGCTTGTGGGGAAGTTACCTCATGGATAAGGTGGGTGTCTATATAAATAATATCTGGAAATCCTTCTTCACGTTTGACGACATGCGCATCCCAAATTTTTTCTACTAATGTTTTTGACATTTTCTTCTCTAATGTTAATTTTTCAATTTAATTCGGTTGTTTTTTTGGAACTTCCTAAAAACAACCGAATTTTTGCAGTCTAAATTACGAAAATTTAAACAGTTTTTATAGCTTTCATTGCAGTCATTGCTTGACGTAATTTACGACCTACAATTTCGACTTCATGATTACGTAAAATATCATTAATTTCCACTAACTGAGCGTTATCTACTGATGCGTCTTTACCAGCATTATAGTTTTTACCGACTAAATCAGTTTTTACTGTTTTCATGAAATCAGCTAATAATGGTTTACAAGCTTGATCAAATAAATAACAGCCATATTCTGCTGTATCTGAAATAACACGGTTCATTTCAAATAATTTTTTACGAGCGATTGTATTCGCGATTAAAGGAGTTTCGTGCAATGATTCGTAGTAAGCTGATTCTGGTTTAATTCCTGCTTCAACCATAGTTTCGAAAGCTAATTCAACACCAGCTCTGATGAAAGCAACCATCAAAGTATAGTTGTCAAAGTACTCTTGCTCTGCAATTTTCACATCACCTGCAGGAGTTTTTTCAAATGCTGTCTCACCAGTTTCAGCTCTCCATTTTAATAGATTCGCATCACCGTTAGCCCAGTCTTCCATCATTGTTTTACTGAATTCGCCAGAGATAATGTCATCTTGGTGTTTTTGGAATAGCGGACGCATGATATCTTTCAATTCTTCTGATAATTCAAAAGCTTTGATTTTAGCAGGATTGCTTAAACGATCCATCATACCACTTACACCACCGTGCTTTAATGCTTCAGTAATAACTTCCACACCATATTGAACTAGTTTGGATGCATATCCAGCGTCAATTCCTTGTTCAACCATTTTATCGAACGATAAAATAGAACCTGTTTGCAATAAACCACATAGGATGGTTTGCTCGCCCATTAAATCAGATTTTACTTCAGCAACAAATGATGATTTCAATACTCCAGCTCTGTGACCACCTGTACCTACACAATATGCTTTTGCTTCAGCCCATCCTTTTCCTTGTGGATCGTTTTCTGGGTGAACAGCAATTAAAGTAGGAACACCAAAACCACGTACATATTCAGCACGTACTTCAGATCCTGGACATTTAGGTGCTACCATAATAACAGTAATGTCTTTACGGATTTGCATACCTTCTTCTACGATGTTGAAACCGTGTGAATAGGACAAAGTAGCACCTTCTTTCATTAAAGGCATTACAGCATTGATCACAGCAGTATGTTGCTTATCTGGTGTTAAGTTAATTACTAGATCTGCAGTAGGAATTAATTCTTCATAAGTTCCTACTGTAAAATTGTTATCTGTAGCATTTTTCCAAGAATCTCTTTTTTGCTCAATAGCTTCTTTACGTAAAGTATATGATACGTCTAAACCACTATCTCTCAAATTTAGACCTTGGTTTAAACCTTGTGCACCACAGCCTACGATTACGATTTTTTTACCCTTTAAAGCATCTACACCGTCAGCGAATTGACTGTTGTCCATAAAATCTGCTTGACCTAATTGATGTAATTGATCTCTAAGTGGTAGTGTGTTGAAATAATTTGCCATTGTTGTTGTTAATTTCTTTATTGATGGTTTGTTGATTATTTTATTTACTGTTTCTAATTGCTTTGCGTTGTGCTAAGGCATATCCCCAATGCAAATTGTCGTGCGATAGGGTTGCGATTAGTACTTCTTCGATTGTTTTCATCTCAGCACCATAGGTTGCTGTAGCGTAAGGAGTGATAGTCGTAAAAATACCTTTCTCATAGTCGCTTTGAATCTGATCGACGGTTGTTAGTGCTAATGCTTTCAATTCATCTACTTCTTCCTGTGTCACGTTACGTGTCGGTTTAGTATCTTTTTTATAGTCTTCATTGTACTTTACTGATAACGTATCTGCTAAGATACCGGTGCGAACATAACTCAACGTTTGTGTTGAAACGACGATATGCGCAAAATTCCAGAAGATGTTATTATTGAATCCTTCTGGTATAAGATTTAATTCGTCTAATGTCAAATCATCTAGCAATCTTATAAATCCTTTACGGCTACTGATAATAAATTCAAATATGTGTTGTGTCATTTTTTACTTTTTTAATCGAAATTTTCAATGAGGCAATGATTTTTATAGGACATTGCCTCATTTTTTGAAAGTTAAGAAATGTTGCCATTACATGGTGAAAACATCATCTCCTTTTTCGAGATATTCGTTTTCAACGACATCTTCAGAAGGTTCTCTGCGTTCAAATTCTTTTAATTTAGCATGAAATCCAGCACTTTCTTTAATGATAGCGATACGTGCACCACGTACAAATTCTATTAAATTATACTTGGTCAACTCTTCTGTTAACTTATCAATTTCCTCACGATGACCTGCGGTTTCGAAGACGGTGTAGTCTTTGCGGATAACAACTGCAGATGCGCCATATTGACGTAATAGTCTTTCTACATACACTTTTTCTGTAATGACTTCTGTTGGAACTTTGTATAAAGCTTGTTCTTGCCAGATTACTTCATCATTAGTATTGTAGTATGCTTTGAGTACCTCTACCTGTTTTTCGATTTGACGGCATAATTTGCGTACTACTTCTTCTATTTCAGTAATTAAAATCGTAAAGCG
This region includes:
- the leuB gene encoding 3-isopropylmalate dehydrogenase, which translates into the protein MKKNILVIPGDGIGQEVTIWGKKVLEKIGQKYGHEFSFDEAIMGHVAIEATGNPLPDETLEKAKSSDAILFGAIGHAKYDNDPSAKVRPEQGLLKIRKELGLYANLRPILLFDELLDASSLKPEVLKGTDILFFRELTGDVYFGEKNRSEDNNFASDLMNYNRYEVERIARKAYEAARTRSKKLCSVDKANVLETSRLWREVVQEIATEYPDVETEHMFIDNAAMQLVKNPKKFDVVLTANLFGDILTDEASQIAGSMGMLASASIGDGTGFFEPIHGSAHDIAGQNKANPLASILSVALMLDISFGLQAEAKEVTEAVAATLKAGWRTGDIANVNTPADKILGTQEMGAKVLEFIK
- a CDS encoding ATP-binding cassette domain-containing protein, which translates into the protein MIEPVVHIANLTVQHQYHVVLQDLNWQIEPGQHWLIGGRSGTGKTTLAQAIAGHIPYSGLLNINFNSNSPLPAEVLYVSNWYQFTNLEGDKNFYYQQRYNKHQTNDTLTVQAEFLHFAKEKHLQFEEVKPYFQTFGFEDVQNTQLIELSSGEHKKLQLIKALWLKPQVLIIDQPYTGLDRQSRQELNQAFDDLAHAGVTLILISNDQTVPTCINHFAEIQEGQLHEVSSQAAFSREKERARKPLPHFLQKSPRITSRIMVKMSNVDVRYGEKEVLKTINWEVKAGEKWLLQGHNGSGKSTLLSLINGDHPQAYTNDIVLFGKQRGSGESIWDIKAHLGIISPEMHWYFDQSAKVWQSVASGFFDSVGLFRNLSFENQQFLDQVLDFFDLKEDKNKLLNTLPLGKQRLALLARTVIKNPELLILDEPCQGLDYEQTQHFNAVVDELCTYGKTLIYVGHFETQLPACLEKKIILEKGMVKTIEDILQYA
- the leuD gene encoding 3-isopropylmalate dehydratase small subunit; this encodes MKKFETITTTVVPLPIENIDTDQIIPARFLKATTRDGFGDNLFRDWRYDSENQPKSDFVMNNPTYTGKVLVAGKNFGCGSSREHAAWAIQDYGFDVVISSFFADIFKGNALNNGVLPIQVTDEFLETIFDTVFKNPNTEIIVDLENQTVTLSETGAQQSFEINPYKKSCLINGYDDIDFILNNKSAIETFEQTR
- a CDS encoding methyltransferase domain-containing protein, producing MCQICQTVAVTENKVIQREEQSANAIFNQRTLEKDYHTLKSALKPGLRVLDIGCGTGAITKDIAAIVGPSGAIVGIDNTESFITEGKNLFGSIQNLELIHCDLLDFDSIEKFDLIVSARTFQWISTLDKAIDKLKTLLKPNGQVSILDYNHEAIDWTPKIPRSMEHYYHMFLMWRNDAGMNNRIGYDLDDIFEEHGFGQIEVFNADEHYERNNPLHLDKLKIWSQVANSKQMVEEGYVSDQERLDAIKDYNNWADNLAVSMTMKLREVRAVLK
- the leuC gene encoding 3-isopropylmalate dehydratase large subunit, coding for MSKTLVEKIWDAHVVKREEGFPDIIYIDTHLIHEVTSPQAFDGLRKRGLPVFRPNQTVATADHNVPTLNQHLPIKEELSRYQVDMLTKNCAEFGINLYGLGHPYQGIVHVIGPELGITLPGKTMVCGDSHTSTHGAFGAIAFGIGTSQVEQVFATQCLLQQKPKTMKIEVNGDLQKGVGAKDIILYIIAKISAAGGTGYFIEYAGSAIRSLSMEARMTICNMSIEMGARGGLIAPDQTTFDYVKGREFAPKGDEWDKALAYWKTLYSDDDAQFDAVLEFDAADIAPMITYGTNPGMGMGITESIPATQSQPESEQPSYQKALNYMGFADDAPILGKPVDYVFIGSCTNSRIEDLREVAAFVQGKQKAEQVEVWIVPGSKQVEKQAIEEGLDKIFEAAGFQLREPGCSACLGMNEDKIPAGKYCVSTSNRNFEGRQGPDARTMLVSPLTAAAAAVTGKITDVRELI
- the ilvC gene encoding ketol-acid reductoisomerase translates to MANYFNTLPLRDQLHQLGQADFMDNSQFADGVDALKGKKIVIVGCGAQGLNQGLNLRDSGLDVSYTLRKEAIEQKRDSWKNATDNNFTVGTYEELIPTADLVINLTPDKQHTAVINAVMPLMKEGATLSYSHGFNIVEEGMQIRKDITVIMVAPKCPGSEVRAEYVRGFGVPTLIAVHPENDPQGKGWAEAKAYCVGTGGHRAGVLKSSFVAEVKSDLMGEQTILCGLLQTGSILSFDKMVEQGIDAGYASKLVQYGVEVITEALKHGGVSGMMDRLSNPAKIKAFELSEELKDIMRPLFQKHQDDIISGEFSKTMMEDWANGDANLLKWRAETGETAFEKTPAGDVKIAEQEYFDNYTLMVAFIRAGVELAFETMVEAGIKPESAYYESLHETPLIANTIARKKLFEMNRVISDTAEYGCYLFDQACKPLLADFMKTVKTDLVGKNYNAGKDASVDNAQLVEINDILRNHEVEIVGRKLRQAMTAMKAIKTV
- a CDS encoding DinB family protein, yielding MTQHIFEFIISSRKGFIRLLDDLTLDELNLIPEGFNNNIFWNFAHIVVSTQTLSYVRTGILADTLSVKYNEDYKKDTKPTRNVTQEEVDELKALALTTVDQIQSDYEKGIFTTITPYATATYGAEMKTIEEVLIATLSHDNLHWGYALAQRKAIRNSK
- the ilvN gene encoding acetolactate synthase small subunit, producing the protein MEKQEYTITIYTENSIGMIGRISTIFSRRKINIESLNTSPSEVEGIHRFTILITEIEEVVRKLCRQIEKQVEVLKAYYNTNDEVIWQEQALYKVPTEVITEKVYVERLLRQYGASAVVIRKDYTVFETAGHREEIDKLTEELTKYNLIEFVRGARIAIIKESAGFHAKLKEFERREPSEDVVENEYLEKGDDVFTM